In the genome of Danio rerio strain Tuebingen ecotype United States chromosome 23, GRCz12tu, whole genome shotgun sequence, one region contains:
- the zgc:101663 gene encoding alpha-1,3-mannosyl-glycoprotein 4-beta-N-acetylglucosaminyltransferase C has product MRCHLKKWVVVAAGLSILTSLYVYMQRAQSGNLKGSVIWTWDRESWMEGIKSHYLHFNISINVLGGVLQPSKKYLTVGLSSVRREKGFYLHDTLQSIFSESSEEELDQMVVVVLLADFDLPWIQQTADKISREFAVQLSKGRLLVIHANKEHYPPLTGLKRNFNDAPDRVSFRSKQNVDYSFLLHFSSNLSQYYIMLEDDVGCSRNFLSSIQQHIRSMTDSKWVTLEFSKLGYIGKLYQSKDLPTLARFLYNFYQEMPCDFLLSHFRRLLMQDKVIRFRPSLFQHMGTYSSFRGTYNRLKDEDFVQELADNPPADVRTNIQVFQTYVPEKAYSQDVEYFWGVSPIGTESFFLVVFREAVRISRVQIHTGSDGKDELASADVELGRVLVTGEPAVDCSGFKTLGSLQHGQFNEEGVQKLLPDAVVCLRIRVTAAQPEWVIISRIQVWTVKEDKTI; this is encoded by the exons ATGAGATGCCATTTGAAAAAATGGGTCGTGGTGGCAGCTGGACTCTCCATCCTGACCAGCCTCTACGTCTACATGCAGAGAGCACAATCTGGCAACCTCAAG GGGTCAGTGATCTGGACCTGGGATCGTGAATCTTGGATGGAGGGTATTAAAAGCCATTACCTGCATTTCAACATCTCCATTAATGTCCTGGGAGGAGTTTTACAGCCGTCCAAGA AGTACCTCACGGTGGGCTTGTCGTCGGTGAGAAGAGAGAAGGGGTTTTACCTCCATGACACCCTGCAATCCATCTTCTCCGAGTCCTCAGAGGAAGAGCTGGATCAGATGGTGGTGGTGGTTCTCCTTGCAGACTTTGACTTACCCTGGATCCAGCAAACCGCGGACAAGATCAGCCGAGAATTCGCCGTTCAGCTCTCTAAAGGCCGTCTGCTGGTCATCCACGCAAATAAAGAGCATTATCCTCCGCTGACCGGATTAAAGAGGAATTTTAATGACGCTCCAGACCGCGTATCCTTCCGCTCCAAACAAAACGTGGATTATTCGTTCTTGCTACACTTCAGCAGCAACCTCTCGCAGTACTACATCATGCTGGAGGATGACGTGGGATGCTCCAGAAACTTTCTGTCAAGCATTCAGCAACACATTCGCTCCATGACGGACTCCAAATGGGTGACGTTGGAGTTTTCCAAACTGGGCTACATCGGGAAACTCTACCAATCCAAAGATCTGCCCACTCTGGCTCGATTCCTGTACAACTTCTACCAGGAGATGCCCTGCGACTTTCTGCTGTCGCATTTCCGCAGATTGCTAATGCAGGATAAAGTCATCCGCTTCCGGCCGTCTTTGTTCCAACACATGGGAACGTATTCGTCATTTCGGGGAACGTACAATCGCTTAAAAGATGAGGACTTTGTTCAGGAGCTTGCTGACAATCCTCCAGCGGATGTCAGAACTAACATTCAGGTATTTCAGACTTACGTCCCGGAGAAAGCGTACAGTCAGGATGTGGAGTACTTCTGGGGTGTTTCCCCGATCGGGACTGAAAGCTTCTTCTTGGTGGTGTTTCGGGAGGCGGTGCGCATCTCTCGAGTGCAGATACACACTGGATCGGATGGGAAAGACGAGCTGGCGTCTGCTGATGTGGAGTTGGGGAGGGTTTTGGTGACAGGAGAGCCTGCGGTGGATTGCTCTGGGTTTAAGACGCTGGGTTCTCTTCAGCACGGTCAGTTTAATGAAGAGGGGGTTCAGAAGCTGCTGCCGGACGCTGTGGTGTGTTTACGCATCAGAGTCACCGCTGCTCAACCTGAGTGGGTGATTATTAGCAGGATACAGGTCTGGACTGTTAAAGAAGACAAGACCATCTGA